A genomic segment from Alistipes senegalensis JC50 encodes:
- a CDS encoding glycoside hydrolase family 97 protein: MIRKLFLSIALLPLTVSAADYRLTSPDGGIVLEVACGDSLTYRVEAAGEIVFTPSPLAMTFTDGTVWGVQPKVVKKNYSESDSQIPSPLYRKSSVRDRYKQLTLTFRGGYGVDFRAYDDGVAYRFFSLDDTPRTVTDELVRFNFAADHEAVVPYVLDREGTKKTFAQQFNNSFENVYTHAALSELDPQRLMFLPLAVRLPSGRAVCITEADLESYPGMYLNHDGRGTSLRGVFPPCPKATRTGGHNNIQRLVTETEPYIARIGGARTFPWRAAAIVAEDAGLLDCDLVYRLGAPCRLNDTAWIRPGQTAWEWWNDWGVYGVDFKSGINTETYKHYIDFAAEYGLEYVLLDEGWSRIGTGDLYQVVPELDLPEVVAYANEKGVGVLLWAGYAAIDRDFEGICRHYAAMGVKGFKIDFFDRDDQELVEFVYHAAETAARYRLVLNLHGMYKPTGLQRTYPNLINFEGVFGLERVKWTSPEEADPVLYDVTVPFIRQFAGPMDYTQGAMLNANRKNFRARTEEPMSLGTRCRQLAEYIVFESPLAMLCDSPAKYRDAEECARFIASVPTVWDQTRPLAGRIGEYVATARRKGRTWYLGGITDWNARTLTLDLGMLGEGDHAVTLFRDGVNADRYAQDYKCETFRLGTSRQLTVEMAPGGGFAAIITPINRQTLCDD; this comes from the coding sequence ATGATCCGAAAACTATTCCTATCCATTGCGCTGCTACCTCTGACGGTTTCGGCGGCCGATTACCGCCTCACCTCGCCCGACGGCGGCATCGTCCTCGAGGTGGCGTGCGGCGACAGCCTCACCTACCGCGTCGAAGCCGCCGGAGAGATCGTCTTCACCCCTTCGCCGCTGGCGATGACTTTCACCGACGGCACCGTATGGGGCGTGCAGCCGAAGGTCGTGAAAAAAAACTACTCGGAATCCGATTCGCAGATTCCGAGCCCGCTCTACCGCAAAAGCTCCGTCCGGGACCGTTACAAACAGCTGACGCTGACCTTCCGAGGCGGTTACGGCGTCGATTTCCGGGCCTATGACGACGGCGTCGCCTACCGCTTCTTCTCGCTCGACGACACGCCGCGGACGGTGACCGACGAACTCGTCCGGTTCAACTTCGCCGCCGACCACGAAGCCGTCGTCCCCTATGTGCTCGACCGCGAGGGAACCAAAAAAACTTTCGCACAACAGTTCAATAACTCGTTCGAGAATGTCTACACCCACGCCGCGCTTTCGGAACTGGACCCGCAGCGGCTGATGTTCCTGCCGCTGGCGGTACGCCTCCCCTCGGGACGCGCTGTCTGCATCACCGAAGCCGATCTGGAAAGCTATCCGGGCATGTACCTCAACCACGACGGCCGGGGTACGTCGCTGCGGGGCGTCTTCCCGCCCTGTCCCAAAGCCACCCGAACCGGCGGGCACAACAACATCCAGCGCCTCGTGACCGAAACCGAACCTTACATCGCCCGCATCGGGGGTGCGCGAACCTTTCCGTGGCGCGCGGCAGCCATCGTCGCAGAGGATGCCGGACTGCTCGACTGCGATCTGGTCTACCGTCTCGGAGCCCCCTGCCGTCTGAACGACACCGCATGGATTCGCCCCGGACAGACCGCCTGGGAGTGGTGGAACGACTGGGGCGTCTACGGCGTCGATTTCAAAAGCGGCATCAACACTGAAACCTACAAACACTATATCGACTTCGCGGCCGAATACGGGCTGGAATACGTTCTGCTCGACGAAGGGTGGTCGCGCATCGGCACGGGCGACCTCTATCAGGTCGTTCCGGAACTCGACCTGCCGGAGGTCGTGGCCTATGCCAACGAAAAGGGCGTCGGCGTACTGCTCTGGGCGGGATATGCCGCCATCGACCGGGATTTCGAGGGAATTTGCCGCCACTACGCCGCAATGGGTGTCAAAGGCTTCAAGATCGACTTCTTCGACCGCGACGATCAGGAACTCGTCGAGTTCGTCTACCACGCCGCGGAGACTGCCGCCCGGTACCGGCTCGTGCTCAACCTGCACGGCATGTACAAACCCACGGGACTGCAACGCACCTATCCGAACCTGATCAATTTCGAGGGTGTCTTCGGATTGGAACGGGTCAAATGGACTTCCCCCGAAGAGGCCGATCCGGTCCTTTACGACGTAACCGTGCCGTTCATCCGTCAGTTCGCCGGTCCGATGGACTACACGCAGGGGGCGATGCTCAACGCGAACCGGAAAAACTTCCGGGCCCGCACCGAGGAACCGATGAGCCTCGGCACGCGCTGCCGCCAGCTCGCCGAATACATCGTCTTCGAATCGCCGCTGGCAATGCTCTGCGACAGCCCCGCGAAATACCGCGACGCCGAAGAGTGCGCCCGGTTCATCGCCTCCGTGCCGACCGTCTGGGACCAGACCCGCCCGCTGGCAGGACGCATCGGCGAATACGTCGCCACGGCACGCCGCAAAGGCCGTACATGGTACCTCGGCGGGATCACCGACTGGAACGCCCGGACGCTGACGCTCGACCTAGGGATGCTCGGCGAGGGCGACCATGCCGTGACGCTGTTCCGCGACGGCGTGAATGCCGACCGCTATGCCCAGGACTACAAGTGCGAAACATTCCGCCTCGGGACATCCCGACAGCTGACCGTGGAGATGGCCCCCGGAGGGGGTTTCGCCGCCATCATCACTCCCATAAACCGACAGACGCTATGCGACGACTGA
- a CDS encoding DUF4886 domain-containing protein: MIKYVFRLLLILLPLGGMARTQQDSLRVLWVGNSFTYFNDLPAMVQQIASTQKMKISCTRFLKGGERFSGHLQNKKLLQALADGGWDYVVLQEQSSAPAMPTGQVAREVYPAARTLDSLVHAASPDARVIFYMTWGHKYGNRKPVAEYPLSNGYEGMQERLKTSYLEMAYDNGAWCAPVGMAWRTVRRERPDCILYRPDCYHPEVPGSYLAANVIFTTIFQRPYQTAFTADLPAEQAEYLQQTAQRSVLDNLVLLNIR; this comes from the coding sequence ATGATCAAGTACGTTTTTCGCCTTTTGCTGATTCTGCTGCCCCTGGGCGGCATGGCCCGGACCCAGCAGGACTCCCTGCGGGTGCTGTGGGTCGGCAACAGTTTCACCTATTTCAACGATCTGCCCGCGATGGTGCAGCAGATCGCTTCGACCCAGAAGATGAAGATCTCCTGCACGCGCTTCCTCAAAGGCGGCGAACGTTTCTCGGGACATCTGCAAAACAAGAAGCTGCTGCAAGCCCTTGCCGACGGCGGCTGGGACTACGTCGTCTTGCAGGAGCAGAGCTCGGCCCCCGCGATGCCGACCGGGCAGGTGGCCCGCGAGGTCTATCCCGCGGCCCGGACGCTCGACAGTCTGGTGCATGCCGCGTCGCCCGACGCCCGGGTGATCTTCTACATGACCTGGGGACACAAGTACGGCAACCGCAAGCCCGTGGCCGAATACCCGCTTTCGAACGGATACGAGGGGATGCAGGAGCGGCTGAAGACCAGCTACCTCGAAATGGCCTACGACAACGGCGCATGGTGCGCTCCGGTGGGTATGGCGTGGCGGACGGTGCGCCGCGAGCGTCCCGACTGCATCCTCTACCGACCGGACTGCTATCACCCCGAAGTTCCGGGCAGCTATCTGGCGGCCAACGTCATTTTCACGACGATTTTCCAGCGTCCCTACCAGACGGCCTTCACCGCGGATCTTCCGGCCGAGCAGGCCGAGTATCTCCAGCAGACGGCCCAGCGGAGCGTCCTCGACAACCTCGTGCTGCTGAATATTCGGTAG
- a CDS encoding YeiH family protein, translated as MLEKGNRANTLHGILLIALFSFAAFYIAELPVVRRLSFSPLIVGIVLGMLYANSLRNKLPETWVPGIRFCTKQVLRWGIILYGFRLTLTEVAAVGIPAVAVDLIVVVVTILGGVLLGRLLKMDRDTALMTSTGSAICGAAAVLGAEPVVRCEGYKTAIAVSTVVIFGTLSMFLYPVMYRTGMLDGLTDTGVAVYTGSTLHEVAHVAGAGNAMDPTDALGIAGTATITKMIRVMLLAPVLVVMGFVLAGRRKSAGGRKEKNKIAVPWFAFGFIGVICLNSLLQYLFGVESVREIPLNGAIEYADTFMLTMAMTALGTETNLAKFKQAGAKPFVLAGLLYVWLLVGGYYVTKYLVGVL; from the coding sequence ATGTTGGAAAAAGGCAACCGGGCGAATACGCTCCACGGAATTCTTCTGATCGCGCTGTTCTCGTTCGCGGCGTTCTACATCGCCGAACTCCCCGTCGTCAGACGGCTTTCGTTCAGTCCGCTGATCGTCGGCATCGTGCTGGGCATGCTCTATGCCAACAGCCTGCGCAACAAACTGCCCGAAACATGGGTCCCGGGCATCCGGTTCTGCACGAAACAGGTGCTCCGCTGGGGCATCATCCTCTACGGATTCCGCCTGACGCTGACCGAGGTGGCGGCAGTCGGCATCCCGGCCGTCGCCGTCGATCTGATCGTCGTCGTGGTCACCATTCTGGGCGGCGTCCTGCTGGGCCGCCTGCTGAAGATGGACCGCGATACGGCGCTGATGACCTCGACGGGCAGCGCCATCTGCGGAGCCGCCGCCGTGCTGGGCGCCGAGCCGGTCGTCAGGTGCGAGGGCTACAAAACCGCCATCGCCGTCTCCACGGTCGTCATCTTCGGAACCCTCTCGATGTTCCTCTACCCCGTCATGTACCGCACGGGCATGCTCGACGGACTGACCGATACCGGCGTGGCTGTCTATACGGGCAGCACGCTCCACGAGGTGGCCCATGTGGCCGGAGCGGGCAACGCGATGGACCCGACCGATGCGCTGGGAATCGCCGGAACGGCCACCATCACCAAGATGATTCGCGTCATGCTGCTGGCTCCCGTGCTGGTGGTCATGGGGTTCGTGCTGGCGGGCCGCCGGAAGAGCGCCGGGGGCAGGAAGGAGAAGAACAAGATCGCCGTGCCGTGGTTCGCGTTCGGATTCATCGGGGTCATCTGCCTCAATTCGCTGCTGCAATACCTTTTCGGCGTGGAGAGCGTCCGGGAAATTCCGCTGAACGGCGCCATCGAATACGCCGATACCTTCATGCTGACGATGGCCATGACGGCGCTGGGCACCGAGACGAATCTCGCCAAATTCAAGCAGGCCGGGGCCAAGCCTTTCGTGCTGGCGGGGCTGTTGTACGTCTGGCTGCTCGTGGGCGGCTATTACGTCACGAAATACCTGGTCGGAGTGTTGTAA
- a CDS encoding GNAT family N-acetyltransferase has product MTERLQFIPFKSRADKGWDEAWALYEISFPDCERWNAAGYDRAFGDPHFEADGIWRGEEFIGILFHWKAGDFHYVEHLAVSPRLRGQNMGSKALAAFAEGRRVILEIDPPEDEISVRRLHFYQRLGFVENPQEYIHPSFRKPFHAHRLVLMSRPGPLTNEEARDFADFVRERVLRYSEHEAPTLPRLP; this is encoded by the coding sequence ATGACCGAACGACTGCAATTCATACCTTTCAAATCCCGCGCCGACAAGGGCTGGGACGAAGCATGGGCCCTCTATGAAATCTCTTTCCCAGACTGCGAACGCTGGAACGCCGCCGGCTACGACCGTGCGTTCGGCGATCCGCATTTCGAAGCCGACGGCATCTGGCGCGGCGAAGAGTTCATCGGCATCCTCTTCCATTGGAAAGCCGGGGATTTCCACTATGTCGAGCATCTGGCCGTGTCGCCCCGTCTGCGCGGGCAGAACATGGGTTCGAAAGCCCTCGCGGCATTCGCGGAGGGCCGGCGCGTCATTCTGGAAATCGACCCTCCGGAGGACGAAATATCCGTCCGGCGCCTGCATTTCTACCAACGGCTCGGATTCGTCGAAAATCCCCAGGAGTATATCCACCCCTCGTTCCGGAAGCCGTTCCACGCCCACCGGCTCGTGCTGATGAGCCGTCCCGGGCCCCTCACGAACGAAGAAGCCCGCGATTTCGCGGACTTCGTGCGGGAACGGGTGCTGCGCTATTCGGAGCATGAAGCCCCGACGCTGCCCCGGCTGCCGTAA
- a CDS encoding glycoside hydrolase encodes MRRLTLSLLLLCGILPLDAQTPPVSLNGRWEAGDDRRYDRNAEVPGIAADPTRKNDGRLWYRREVTLPEGRWTAATLELCGARFRPEVFVNGVSVSRAEGGMAPTLHPLTSRDVRPGRRIVLEIALESLADVPQEDASYIPVADQWRSNNSSGLWDDVNLHFHYDATIGGIVLFPDIRAKTLRIGCRLDPLPGRKLREGRGTLTITDRNGHKMLEQPFEYRPGENSIDIAYGGILGEWSPEHPNLYVMELRLDTRDSRTMPFGIKEFRTENKQFRLNDRPCPLRGSTVVWHRWVRTEEGARLGYDTTWFRDNVVLRLKEHGANLLRFHLGVPPRRLLDLCDRYGLAVQYEWSFFHGMPASEASCTEQYGRWLEAAVAHPSVCIYHPYNETEGDELGRVWNALNKLLPHYPQLVISERDVLHLHKYWWSIFENVGMFYDSYDQFDLPIMTDEFGGNYLDGDGEPGGYVTIRETLLRFLGRNHTPAMRLKLQEYSHGRIAEYWRRIGAAGAAPFPVASSWEDGNHWFLGPLAEGRPKPVWNSLTAAWSPRSVSAEIWDRNFTPGQTVSFPLWLFNDTDEKAALTARITVEDADGKIYDEHIVNRTLGPYSRISQPQTVLLPNRTGDYILRAELVRGRTAQVKYPVVSKWDIRTFRTTVPAEVAAQRIYIPADESELLAFARDNGLALTQESAQADLLLFGRKSWEHIAAGGTAVGETIRQALERGASAVLLDAGDIALGQGYPRENGDGVWGPLQGVVKIENPGTKRYELFKGLTLLFTEAAEPESFQFPAPDNDVLWQNMPAGYSGMWNGYRGGLTVPAYDMSIAGLSARSFLEQWAARGADRARITQGGHYYGYELQGFYAFSDKADDAAVEAALKERVRFLIEDAPALAVVMSADAPITVTDLAGGYEAAKTGLVENLEILANAGKDLTKSPVVAIGFGEGRGRLLVSQLLTKGRLSPGFGSDGLYGVRYDATAVQTVVNLLAAAADTKKN; translated from the coding sequence ATGCGACGACTGACCCTATCGCTTTTGCTGCTCTGCGGCATTCTGCCGCTCGACGCACAGACCCCGCCCGTCAGCCTCAACGGCCGCTGGGAGGCGGGCGACGACCGCCGCTACGACCGCAACGCCGAGGTGCCGGGAATCGCCGCGGACCCCACGCGGAAAAACGACGGCCGCCTTTGGTACCGCCGCGAAGTGACGCTGCCCGAAGGCCGTTGGACGGCTGCAACGCTGGAACTCTGCGGCGCCCGGTTCCGGCCCGAGGTCTTCGTCAACGGAGTCAGCGTTTCACGCGCCGAGGGAGGCATGGCCCCGACCCTGCATCCGCTGACGAGCCGCGACGTGCGGCCCGGACGCAGGATCGTGCTCGAAATCGCCCTGGAATCGCTTGCCGACGTGCCGCAGGAGGATGCCTCCTACATCCCCGTCGCCGACCAATGGAGATCGAACAACTCCTCGGGACTGTGGGACGACGTCAATCTCCATTTCCATTACGACGCAACGATCGGCGGCATCGTGCTTTTCCCCGACATCCGGGCAAAGACGCTCCGCATCGGCTGCCGCCTCGATCCCCTTCCCGGCAGGAAACTCCGCGAAGGGCGCGGAACGCTGACGATAACCGACCGGAACGGACATAAAATGCTCGAACAACCGTTCGAATACCGTCCCGGAGAGAACTCGATCGACATCGCCTACGGCGGCATTCTCGGCGAATGGTCGCCCGAACATCCGAACCTCTATGTCATGGAACTGCGGCTCGACACCCGCGACAGCCGCACGATGCCGTTCGGCATCAAGGAGTTCCGCACCGAGAACAAACAGTTCCGTCTCAACGACCGTCCCTGTCCGCTGCGCGGCAGCACGGTGGTCTGGCACCGCTGGGTCCGCACGGAAGAGGGCGCCCGGCTCGGATACGACACCACGTGGTTCCGCGACAATGTCGTGCTGCGGCTCAAAGAACACGGCGCCAACCTGCTGCGGTTCCACCTGGGAGTGCCGCCGCGCCGCCTGCTGGACCTCTGCGACCGATACGGACTGGCCGTACAGTACGAATGGTCCTTCTTCCACGGCATGCCGGCCAGCGAAGCGAGCTGCACCGAGCAGTACGGCCGCTGGCTGGAAGCCGCCGTCGCACACCCTTCGGTCTGCATCTATCATCCTTACAACGAAACCGAAGGCGACGAACTCGGGCGGGTCTGGAATGCCCTGAACAAACTCCTGCCGCATTATCCGCAGCTGGTGATCTCGGAACGCGACGTGCTGCACCTGCACAAATACTGGTGGAGCATCTTCGAAAACGTCGGCATGTTCTACGACAGCTACGACCAGTTCGACCTGCCGATCATGACCGACGAATTCGGCGGCAACTATCTCGACGGCGACGGCGAACCCGGAGGATACGTCACCATCCGCGAAACCCTGCTGCGCTTCCTCGGGCGCAACCACACCCCTGCGATGCGGCTCAAATTACAGGAGTATTCCCACGGCAGGATCGCCGAATATTGGCGCCGCATCGGCGCGGCAGGAGCCGCACCGTTCCCCGTGGCCAGCAGTTGGGAAGACGGCAACCACTGGTTCCTCGGCCCGCTGGCCGAAGGCCGCCCCAAGCCGGTCTGGAATTCCCTGACGGCGGCCTGGTCGCCCCGGTCGGTGAGCGCCGAGATCTGGGACCGCAACTTCACGCCCGGGCAAACCGTGAGCTTTCCGCTCTGGCTCTTCAACGATACGGACGAAAAGGCCGCGCTGACGGCGCGCATCACGGTAGAGGATGCCGACGGCAAGATCTACGACGAACACATCGTCAACCGGACTCTCGGACCTTACTCCCGTATATCGCAACCGCAAACAGTCTTGCTGCCGAACCGCACGGGCGACTATATCCTTCGTGCGGAACTGGTCCGCGGACGGACGGCGCAGGTGAAATATCCGGTCGTATCGAAGTGGGACATCCGCACGTTCCGGACCACGGTGCCCGCCGAGGTCGCCGCACAGCGGATCTATATTCCGGCGGACGAATCCGAACTGCTGGCTTTCGCCCGGGACAACGGACTGGCGCTTACGCAGGAATCCGCGCAAGCCGACCTGTTGCTCTTCGGTCGGAAAAGCTGGGAACATATCGCCGCAGGCGGCACCGCCGTGGGCGAAACGATCCGGCAGGCTCTCGAACGGGGCGCCTCGGCGGTTCTGCTCGACGCCGGGGATATCGCCCTGGGGCAAGGTTATCCCCGGGAAAACGGCGACGGAGTATGGGGCCCCCTGCAAGGCGTGGTCAAGATCGAGAATCCCGGCACGAAACGTTACGAACTGTTCAAGGGGCTGACGCTGCTCTTCACCGAGGCCGCAGAACCGGAAAGTTTCCAATTCCCGGCCCCGGACAACGACGTACTGTGGCAGAACATGCCTGCCGGCTATTCGGGCATGTGGAACGGCTACCGCGGCGGACTGACCGTTCCGGCCTACGACATGAGCATCGCAGGATTGAGCGCCCGCTCGTTCTTGGAGCAGTGGGCGGCACGCGGAGCCGACCGTGCACGGATCACCCAAGGAGGCCATTATTACGGCTACGAGTTGCAGGGCTTCTATGCCTTCTCGGACAAAGCCGACGACGCGGCCGTCGAGGCGGCGTTGAAAGAGCGTGTGCGGTTCCTGATCGAAGACGCCCCGGCATTGGCCGTCGTGATGAGCGCCGATGCTCCGATCACCGTCACGGACCTCGCGGGCGGGTACGAGGCCGCCAAAACAGGTCTCGTCGAAAACCTTGAAATTCTTGCCAACGCAGGAAAGGACCTCACGAAGAGTCCGGTCGTGGCGATCGGATTCGGCGAAGGACGCGGCCGCCTGCTGGTCTCGCAACTGCTCACCAAAGGGCGTCTGAGCCCCGGATTCGGCAGCGACGGGCTTTACGGCGTGCGCTACGACGCAACGGCGGTACAAACGGTCGTGAACCTGCTCGCAGCGGCAGCCGATACGAAAAAAAACTAA
- a CDS encoding DHH family phosphoesterase, whose protein sequence is MKLSKEHIERLREMLARAGQRIVIVSHTNPDGDAVGSSLAWAEILRTMGHEVTCVVPNKFPYFLDWMPGIDEVVVFKTDTEGRAKRAIAGADLIFCLDFNAVSRLEILSDTIEANTTARRVLIDHHLSPDEGFDLSFSHPDSSSTCFLVYSIVEAMFGTDAITHSMAETLYVGMMTDTGNFAFSFLTPELFRAVAVLVEKGISIPDIHNNVYNAYTEGRARLFGYAINRKMEVIQDGTVAYMSLMENEMRRFQFQQGDSEGFVNYALTIKKVKMSAMFLAHRKFIRVSLRSRGGVDVNLFARKYFGGGGHRNAAGGKSFVSMQETIDHYIRSVKEFAAEGHLG, encoded by the coding sequence ATGAAACTATCGAAAGAACATATCGAACGCCTGCGGGAGATGCTCGCGCGCGCCGGACAGCGGATCGTCATCGTCTCCCACACCAATCCCGACGGCGACGCCGTGGGGTCGTCGCTCGCCTGGGCCGAGATCCTGCGCACGATGGGCCACGAGGTGACGTGCGTCGTTCCCAACAAGTTTCCCTATTTCCTCGACTGGATGCCCGGCATCGACGAGGTCGTGGTCTTCAAGACCGACACCGAGGGGCGTGCGAAGAGGGCGATCGCCGGAGCGGACCTGATTTTCTGCCTCGATTTCAACGCCGTTTCGCGGCTGGAGATCCTCAGCGACACCATCGAGGCCAACACCACGGCCCGCCGCGTGCTGATCGACCATCATCTTTCGCCCGACGAAGGGTTCGACCTCTCGTTCTCGCATCCCGATTCGTCGAGCACGTGCTTTCTGGTGTACAGCATCGTCGAGGCGATGTTCGGCACCGACGCCATCACGCACAGCATGGCCGAGACGCTTTACGTGGGCATGATGACCGACACGGGCAATTTCGCCTTCTCGTTCCTCACCCCCGAGCTGTTCCGCGCCGTGGCCGTGCTGGTCGAGAAGGGCATTTCGATCCCCGACATCCACAACAACGTCTACAACGCCTATACCGAGGGGCGTGCACGGCTGTTCGGCTATGCCATCAACCGCAAGATGGAGGTGATCCAGGACGGCACGGTGGCTTATATGTCGCTTATGGAGAACGAGATGCGCCGCTTCCAGTTCCAGCAGGGCGACAGCGAGGGATTCGTCAACTACGCCCTCACGATCAAGAAAGTCAAGATGTCGGCCATGTTTCTGGCGCACCGCAAGTTCATCCGCGTCTCGCTGCGTTCGCGGGGCGGCGTCGATGTCAACCTCTTCGCCCGGAAATACTTCGGCGGCGGCGGCCACAGGAATGCCGCGGGCGGCAAGTCGTTCGTTTCGATGCAGGAGACCATCGACCACTACATCCGCTCGGTGAAGGAGTTCGCCGCGGAGGGGCATCTCGGCTGA
- a CDS encoding polysaccharide lyase family 1 protein, producing MKSKNILLPLLATALICCKAPEAAAQIPAPASEKTFAALIGEAAYLAGGTERYTPFGDGDFRIIRVTNLDKEGEGSLAWAIRQKGPRIVVFETGGVIDLEGATLKLQEPYLYIAGQTAPAPGITLIKGEVSIQSHDILIRHISVRPGNRGMMKGSGWEADGMSTWKAWNVVVDHCSLTWATDELLSASGPRHEGRDKTSHDITFSNNIIAECLSNSSHSKGEHSKGTLIHDYCSRIAVVGNLYASNLERNPLLKPNARAYIANNVIYNPKRRAIHASWPEDEYREYPDSLRPAKIAAVGNVLIPGPDTPSDFWMIFGKIEAYHQDNMITPNAGDTKGERKRRIVNNQVTVLAENPVSAPVYRAIPSAETAAAVLANAGARPAQRDAIDRRLTDETKAGTGRVIDSQDDAEGYPSCQPVRRPLDIPDSGIEEWLEKLAAALLNP from the coding sequence ATGAAGAGTAAAAACATTCTTTTACCGCTCCTTGCAACCGCCCTGATCTGTTGCAAGGCCCCGGAGGCCGCGGCTCAGATACCGGCCCCGGCATCGGAGAAAACTTTCGCCGCACTGATCGGGGAAGCGGCCTATCTTGCCGGAGGCACAGAACGTTACACGCCTTTCGGCGACGGCGATTTCCGGATCATCCGCGTCACGAACCTCGACAAAGAGGGCGAAGGATCGCTCGCATGGGCCATCCGGCAAAAAGGCCCCCGCATCGTGGTCTTCGAAACGGGCGGAGTGATCGATCTGGAGGGAGCGACCCTGAAACTCCAGGAGCCCTATCTCTACATCGCGGGCCAGACGGCTCCGGCTCCGGGAATCACGCTGATAAAAGGCGAAGTGAGCATCCAAAGCCACGACATCCTCATCCGTCACATCAGCGTCCGCCCCGGCAACCGAGGCATGATGAAAGGCTCGGGCTGGGAGGCCGACGGCATGAGCACCTGGAAAGCCTGGAACGTCGTGGTAGACCACTGTTCGCTGACCTGGGCTACGGACGAACTGCTCTCGGCATCGGGTCCCCGCCACGAAGGACGGGACAAGACCTCGCACGACATCACTTTCAGCAACAACATCATCGCCGAATGCCTGAGCAATTCGAGCCACTCCAAAGGCGAACACTCGAAAGGCACGCTCATCCACGACTACTGTTCGCGCATCGCCGTCGTAGGCAACCTCTACGCCTCCAACCTCGAACGGAATCCGCTGCTGAAACCCAATGCCCGGGCATACATCGCCAACAACGTGATATACAATCCCAAGCGGCGCGCCATTCATGCTTCGTGGCCCGAAGATGAATACAGAGAATATCCCGACAGCCTGCGTCCGGCCAAGATCGCCGCAGTGGGCAACGTGCTGATTCCCGGTCCCGACACACCGTCCGATTTTTGGATGATCTTCGGCAAGATAGAAGCCTACCATCAGGACAACATGATCACTCCGAACGCCGGCGACACCAAAGGCGAACGCAAACGGCGCATCGTCAACAATCAGGTCACGGTCCTCGCCGAAAACCCCGTATCCGCACCTGTCTACCGAGCTATTCCGTCGGCCGAGACGGCTGCCGCAGTGCTGGCGAATGCCGGAGCGCGCCCCGCGCAGCGCGACGCCATCGACCGCCGGCTGACGGACGAAACGAAAGCCGGAACAGGCCGGGTGATCGACAGTCAGGACGACGCGGAGGGGTATCCCTCCTGCCAACCGGTACGCCGCCCGCTCGACATCCCGGATTCGGGAATCGAGGAGTGGCTCGAAAAGCTGGCTGCGGCCCTGCTGAATCCATAA
- a CDS encoding LysR substrate-binding domain-containing protein has translation MDDFRLKVFITAARTLSFTRTAEQLYISQPAVSKHIGELESRYKVQLFARRGSRLELTDAGRTMLEAAERLADDYRRLEYEMSLCASLTEGELRLGASTTIAQYLLPPILARFTTRFPGVRVSLLSGNSSEVEQALGEHAVDLGMVESVSRRQGLHYTFFAPDELVLVTRTGGRYARTESLTCEQLLSTPLVLRENGSGTLEVISAALAAKGIRLSQLDVVMRLGTTEGIKGFVRNSDVLAIVSVTSVVDELRSGALRIIDIEGLTLSRDFNFVHAEAEPARLVRQFVDFARANR, from the coding sequence ATGGACGATTTCCGGCTCAAAGTCTTCATCACCGCGGCCCGGACGCTGAGTTTCACCCGGACTGCCGAACAGCTCTATATCTCGCAGCCTGCCGTCAGCAAGCACATCGGCGAGCTGGAATCCCGTTACAAGGTGCAGCTTTTCGCCCGCCGCGGCAGCCGTCTGGAGCTGACCGATGCCGGGCGCACGATGCTCGAAGCCGCCGAACGGCTGGCCGACGACTACCGCCGTCTGGAGTACGAAATGAGCCTCTGCGCAAGCCTCACCGAGGGCGAACTGCGGCTGGGGGCCAGCACGACCATTGCCCAGTATCTCCTGCCGCCCATCCTCGCGCGCTTTACGACGCGGTTTCCCGGCGTGCGGGTTTCGCTGCTCTCGGGCAACAGCTCCGAGGTCGAGCAGGCGCTCGGGGAACACGCCGTCGATCTGGGGATGGTCGAGAGCGTCAGCCGCCGGCAGGGGTTGCACTATACCTTCTTCGCGCCCGACGAACTGGTGCTGGTGACCCGCACGGGCGGCAGGTATGCCCGCACCGAATCGCTGACCTGCGAACAGTTGCTTTCGACGCCCCTCGTGCTGCGCGAGAACGGTTCGGGAACCCTCGAAGTGATCTCCGCGGCGCTCGCCGCCAAGGGCATCCGCCTTTCGCAGCTCGACGTGGTGATGCGCCTCGGCACGACCGAGGGCATCAAGGGCTTCGTCCGCAACAGCGACGTGCTGGCCATCGTGTCGGTGACCTCGGTGGTGGACGAACTGCGCAGCGGTGCGCTGCGGATCATCGACATCGAGGGGCTGACCCTCTCCCGCGATTTCAACTTCGTGCACGCCGAGGCCGAACCCGCGCGGCTGGTCCGGCAGTTCGTCGATTTCGCCCGGGCGAACCGCTGA